A single genomic interval of Sphingobium sp. EM0848 harbors:
- a CDS encoding helix-turn-helix transcriptional regulator, with translation MNEVDGISVPLLKLYSSLAGPDPWTQFLAAIRLHFDAAFATIILTPPTAQRPGMIVTPNVEPAAIDTATEFFACDPFVGLPEGEVVSSTNFVGKAAYRASRFYRDYVAHYGIGDILGLDLMAQSGFQMRLRVCRSDAEADFDGAEHGRLARFVPHLRAALDLYERFQSHNGEDDIYDNAIEQLSIGTILLDRAGEVVRCNGIAQRVLDERDTIRLVGKRLAFSSPNADRRFRKNIAAQHELNSSTLEFMRVEQQSDRRDIGIAIRPLDPARSTILGTAPATAIFLTDPQRQANLTGKAVAGIFGLTPMEGEIAASLSNGLCLAQTAEILGIAQNTVRAHLRSIFDKLRVTRQSQLVHRIRVGMSGLLAWAALPPPSSAGSAAPFSAGARDSATNRSKLLQTG, from the coding sequence GTGAACGAGGTCGACGGGATTTCGGTCCCATTGCTCAAACTCTATTCCAGTCTCGCAGGCCCTGACCCCTGGACCCAATTCCTCGCTGCCATTCGCCTTCATTTCGATGCGGCGTTCGCCACGATCATCCTGACGCCGCCGACTGCGCAACGACCCGGCATGATCGTGACCCCCAACGTGGAACCGGCTGCGATCGATACTGCGACCGAATTCTTCGCCTGCGATCCTTTTGTCGGCCTGCCCGAAGGTGAGGTCGTTTCCTCGACCAACTTTGTCGGGAAGGCGGCCTATCGCGCCAGCCGCTTCTATCGCGACTATGTCGCCCATTACGGGATCGGCGACATATTGGGCCTGGACCTTATGGCCCAGAGCGGGTTCCAGATGCGCCTGCGGGTCTGCCGTTCGGACGCAGAAGCTGATTTTGACGGAGCCGAGCATGGCAGGCTGGCCCGCTTCGTGCCCCATCTGCGCGCCGCGCTCGACCTTTATGAGCGCTTCCAGTCTCATAATGGTGAGGATGATATCTATGACAATGCCATCGAGCAGCTTTCGATAGGCACGATCCTGCTCGACCGGGCTGGCGAGGTCGTCCGTTGCAACGGCATCGCGCAAAGGGTGCTGGACGAAAGGGACACGATCCGGCTGGTCGGCAAGCGCCTTGCCTTTTCCAGCCCAAATGCTGACCGCAGATTTCGCAAGAATATTGCCGCGCAGCATGAGCTGAACAGTTCGACACTCGAATTCATGCGCGTCGAGCAGCAGTCGGACCGGCGCGACATCGGCATTGCGATCCGGCCCCTCGATCCGGCCCGATCCACAATCCTGGGCACTGCTCCTGCCACAGCGATATTCCTGACCGACCCCCAACGGCAGGCCAATCTGACCGGCAAAGCCGTTGCCGGAATATTCGGCCTGACCCCGATGGAGGGAGAGATTGCGGCCAGCCTGTCGAACGGCCTGTGCCTGGCCCAAACCGCAGAAATTCTTGGCATCGCGCAAAATACCGTGCGTGCGCATCTTCGATCGATTTTCGACAAGTTGCGGGTGACCCGCCAATCGCAGCTGGTGCACCGCATCCGGGTGGGCATGAGCGGCCTCCTCGCCTGGGCCGCACTCCCGCCGCCATCGTCGGCGGGGAGCGCTGCTCCCTTTTCGGCGGGGGCAAGAGATAGCGCGACCAATAGGTCGAAGTTACTCCAAACAGGGTAA